One window of the Mycobacterium sp. SVM_VP21 genome contains the following:
- the rplQ gene encoding 50S ribosomal protein L17 translates to MPKPTKGPRLGGKSSHQKALLANLATSLFTHGRIKTTEPKARALRPYAEKLITHAKKGTLHNRREVLKKIRDKDVVHSLFAEIAPHFADRSGGYTRIIKVEPRQGDNAPMAVIELVREKTVTSEADRARRAAAKAEKAAPKAEKAEKPAKVEAVEAGEKVEEPAAEATEAAEATEATDAAEGTDES, encoded by the coding sequence ATGCCCAAGCCCACTAAGGGTCCCCGCCTCGGCGGAAAGTCCTCGCACCAGAAGGCGCTGCTGGCCAACCTGGCCACCTCGCTGTTCACCCACGGCCGGATCAAGACGACCGAGCCGAAGGCGCGGGCATTGCGGCCGTACGCCGAGAAGCTGATCACCCACGCCAAGAAGGGCACGCTGCACAACCGGCGTGAGGTGCTCAAGAAGATCCGCGACAAGGACGTGGTGCACTCGCTGTTCGCCGAGATCGCCCCGCACTTCGCGGACCGCAGCGGCGGCTACACCCGCATCATCAAGGTCGAGCCGCGTCAGGGTGACAACGCCCCGATGGCCGTGATCGAGCTGGTTCGGGAGAAGACCGTGACGTCGGAGGCTGACCGCGCTCGTCGGGCTGCGGCCAAGGCGGAGAAGGCTGCCCCCAAGGCGGAGAAGGCCGAGAAGCCCGCTAAGGTCGAGGCCGTCGAGGCTGGGGAGAAGGTCGAAGAGCCGGCCGCCGAGGCGACCGAGGCTGCTGAAGCCACCGAGGCCACCGATGCGGCCGAGGGTACCGACGAGTCCTGA
- a CDS encoding DNA-directed RNA polymerase subunit alpha: MLISQRPTLSEEVVADNRSQFVIEPLEPGFGYTLGNSLRRTLLSSIPGAAVTSIRIDGVLHEFTTVPGVKEDVTDIILNLKGLVVSSEEDEPVTMYLRKQGPGAVTAGDIVPPAGVTVHNPDMHIATLNDKGKLEVELIVERGRGYVPAVQNKVSGAEIGRIPVDSIYSPVLKVTYKVEATRVEQRTDFDKLVLDVETKNSISPRDALASAGKTLVELFGLARELNVEAEGIEIGPSPAEADHIASFALPIDDLDLTVRSYNCLKREGVHTVGELVARTESDLLDIRNFGQKSIDEVKVKLHQLGLSLKDSPASFDPSQVAGYDVATGTWSADAGYDEQDYAETEQL; encoded by the coding sequence ATGCTGATCTCGCAGCGTCCGACCCTGTCCGAAGAGGTCGTGGCCGACAACCGGTCGCAGTTCGTCATCGAACCGCTGGAGCCGGGATTCGGTTACACCCTGGGCAACTCGCTTCGTCGCACCCTGCTGTCGTCGATCCCCGGCGCGGCAGTCACCAGCATCCGCATCGACGGTGTGCTGCACGAGTTCACCACGGTCCCCGGCGTCAAGGAAGATGTCACCGACATCATCCTGAACCTCAAGGGCCTGGTGGTCTCGTCCGAAGAGGACGAGCCGGTCACCATGTACCTGCGCAAGCAGGGCCCGGGTGCGGTCACCGCTGGTGACATCGTTCCGCCGGCCGGCGTGACGGTGCACAACCCCGACATGCACATCGCCACCCTGAACGACAAGGGCAAGCTCGAGGTCGAGCTGATCGTGGAGCGCGGCCGCGGTTACGTCCCGGCCGTGCAGAACAAGGTGTCGGGCGCCGAGATCGGCCGCATCCCGGTCGACTCGATCTACTCGCCGGTGCTCAAGGTGACCTACAAGGTTGAGGCCACCCGTGTCGAGCAGCGCACCGACTTCGACAAGCTGGTGCTGGACGTGGAGACCAAGAACTCCATCAGCCCGCGGGACGCACTGGCCTCGGCCGGTAAGACCCTGGTGGAGCTGTTCGGTCTGGCACGGGAACTCAACGTCGAGGCCGAGGGCATCGAGATCGGCCCGTCGCCGGCCGAGGCAGACCACATCGCCTCGTTCGCGCTGCCGATCGACGACCTGGACCTGACCGTGCGGTCCTACAACTGCCTCAAGCGCGAGGGTGTCCACACGGTCGGGGAGTTGGTCGCTCGCACCGAGTCCGACCTGCTCGACATCCGCAACTTCGGTCAGAAGTCCATCGACGAGGTGAAGGTCAAGCTGCACCAGCTCGGCCTGTCGCTCAAGGACAGCCCGGCCAGCTTCGACCCGTCGCAGGTGGCGGGCTACGACGTTGCCACTGGCACCTGGTCGGCCGACGCCGGTTATGACGAGCAGGACTACGCCGAAACCGAGCAGCTTTAA
- the rpsD gene encoding 30S ribosomal protein S4 translates to MARYTGPATRKSRRLGVDLIGGDQAFEKRPYPPGQHGRARVKESEYRLQLQEKQKARFTYGVMEKQFRRYYEEAVRRGGKTGEELLRILESRLDNVVYRAGLARTRRMARQLVSHGHFTVNGVKVDVPSYQVSQYDIIDVKDKSLNTVPFQIAREVAGDRPIPGWLQVVGERQRILVHQLPERAQIVVPLTEQLIVEFYSK, encoded by the coding sequence ATGGCTCGTTACACCGGACCCGCCACCCGCAAGTCCCGCCGTCTCGGCGTTGACCTCATCGGCGGCGACCAGGCATTCGAAAAGCGGCCCTACCCGCCCGGCCAGCACGGCCGCGCCCGGGTCAAGGAAAGCGAATACCGACTGCAGCTGCAGGAGAAGCAGAAGGCTCGCTTCACCTACGGCGTGATGGAGAAGCAGTTCCGTCGCTACTACGAGGAAGCCGTCCGTCGCGGCGGCAAGACCGGCGAGGAACTGCTGCGCATCCTGGAGAGCCGGCTGGACAACGTGGTTTACCGCGCCGGCCTGGCCCGCACCCGTCGGATGGCCCGTCAGCTGGTCAGCCACGGCCACTTCACCGTCAACGGTGTGAAGGTCGATGTGCCCAGCTACCAGGTGTCGCAGTACGACATCATCGACGTCAAGGACAAGTCGCTCAACACGGTACCGTTCCAGATCGCCCGGGAGGTCGCCGGCGACCGCCCGATCCCGGGTTGGCTGCAGGTGGTCGGGGAGCGTCAGCGCATCCTGGTCCACCAGCTGCCCGAGCGTGCGCAGATCGTCGTGCCGCTCACCGAGCAGCTGATCGTCGAGTTCTACTCGAAGTAA
- the rpsK gene encoding 30S ribosomal protein S11: MATKKATGPKKGQKTRRREKKNIPHGAAHIKSTFNNTIVTITDPQGNVIAWASSGHVGFKGSRKSTPFAAQLAAENAARKAQEHGVKKVDVFVKGPGSGRETAIRSLQAAGLEVGAISDVTPQPHNGCRPPKRRRV; the protein is encoded by the coding sequence ATGGCAACCAAGAAAGCGACCGGGCCCAAGAAGGGCCAGAAGACTCGGCGTCGGGAAAAGAAGAACATCCCGCACGGTGCCGCTCACATCAAGAGCACCTTCAACAACACGATCGTGACGATCACCGACCCGCAGGGCAACGTGATCGCATGGGCGTCGTCGGGCCACGTGGGCTTCAAGGGCTCGCGTAAGTCCACCCCGTTCGCCGCGCAGCTGGCCGCCGAGAACGCTGCCCGCAAGGCCCAGGAGCACGGCGTGAAGAAGGTCGACGTGTTCGTCAAGGGCCCGGGTTCGGGTCGTGAGACCGCGATCCGCTCGCTGCAGGCCGCCGGCCTTGAGGTTGGCGCGATTTCCGATGTCACCCCGCAGCCGCACAACGGCTGCCGTCCGCCCAAGCGGCGTCGGGTCTAG
- the rpsM gene encoding 30S ribosomal protein S13 — MARLVGVDLPRDKRMEIALTYIYGIGRTRSNEILAATGIDKDQRSKDLTDDQVTALRDYIERNLKVEGDLRREVQADIRRKIEIGCYQGLRHRRGLPVRGQRTKTNARTRKGPKRTIAGKKKAR; from the coding sequence ATGGCTCGACTTGTAGGCGTCGACCTGCCGCGCGATAAGCGCATGGAGATCGCGCTGACCTATATCTACGGCATCGGCCGTACTCGCTCCAACGAAATCCTGGCCGCGACTGGTATCGACAAGGACCAGCGCAGCAAGGACCTGACCGACGACCAGGTCACTGCGTTGCGTGACTACATCGAACGCAACCTGAAGGTTGAGGGCGACCTGCGCCGCGAGGTTCAGGCGGACATCCGTCGCAAGATTGAGATCGGCTGCTACCAGGGTCTGCGGCACCGTCGCGGCCTGCCGGTGCGCGGCCAGCGGACCAAGACCAACGCGCGCACCCGTAAGGGCCCCAAGCGCACCATCGCCGGTAAGAAGAAGGCCAGGTAA
- the rpmJ gene encoding 50S ribosomal protein L36 has translation MKVNPSVKPICDKCRVIRRHGRVMVICSDPRHKQRQG, from the coding sequence GTGAAGGTGAACCCCAGCGTCAAGCCGATCTGCGACAAGTGCAGGGTGATCCGTCGGCACGGCCGGGTCATGGTGATCTGCTCGGACCCGCGCCACAAGCAGCGCCAGGGCTAA
- the infA gene encoding translation initiation factor IF-1 yields MAKKDGAIEVEGRVVEPLPNAMFRIELENGHKVLAHISGKMRQHYIRILPEDRVVVELSPYDLSRGRIVYRYK; encoded by the coding sequence ATGGCCAAAAAAGACGGTGCAATAGAGGTCGAGGGTCGAGTGGTCGAACCCCTGCCCAATGCGATGTTTCGCATTGAGCTGGAGAACGGTCACAAGGTGCTCGCCCACATCAGCGGCAAGATGCGGCAGCACTATATCCGTATCCTGCCGGAAGACCGGGTGGTCGTGGAGTTGTCTCCCTACGACCTGTCCCGCGGACGCATCGTCTACCGGTACAAGTAG
- a CDS encoding LLM class F420-dependent oxidoreductase, with product MSDTFALKPDLGRYAVWTFGSPTPEQAAEIERLGYGAIWVGGSPAAELAFVEPLLAATSTLQVATGIVNIWSAPTEQVAESYHRIESAYPDRFLLGIGVGHSEATAEYRSPYAALTDYLDALDEAGVPTSRRVLAALGPKVLQLAAQRSAGAHPYLTTPEHTASARELVGPSVFLAPEHKVVLSTDAAAAREAGREAVGFYLRLSNYVNNWRRLGFSDRDVRVPGSDRLIDAVVAHGTADEIAARLGEHLEAGADQVTIQVLGGWKNLLPTLTELSGPLGLTPRG from the coding sequence ATGTCGGACACGTTCGCACTCAAGCCCGACCTGGGCCGCTACGCGGTATGGACCTTCGGATCCCCCACTCCGGAGCAGGCCGCCGAGATCGAACGCCTGGGCTACGGCGCGATCTGGGTGGGCGGCTCGCCAGCGGCCGAGCTGGCGTTTGTTGAACCGCTGCTGGCGGCGACCTCGACCCTGCAGGTGGCCACCGGGATCGTCAACATCTGGTCCGCACCGACCGAGCAGGTCGCCGAGTCCTACCACCGCATCGAATCCGCCTATCCGGACCGGTTCCTGCTCGGCATCGGTGTCGGCCACTCCGAGGCCACCGCCGAGTACCGCAGCCCATATGCCGCGCTGACCGACTACCTGGACGCCCTCGATGAGGCCGGCGTGCCGACCAGCCGCCGGGTGCTGGCAGCACTGGGCCCCAAGGTGCTGCAGTTGGCCGCGCAGCGAAGTGCCGGGGCGCACCCCTACCTGACCACGCCCGAGCACACCGCGAGCGCGCGCGAGCTGGTCGGCCCGTCGGTGTTCCTGGCCCCAGAGCACAAGGTGGTGTTGTCCACGGATGCCGCCGCGGCCCGCGAGGCCGGACGCGAGGCCGTCGGCTTCTACCTGCGGCTGTCCAACTACGTCAACAACTGGCGCCGGCTGGGGTTCAGCGACCGCGACGTGCGCGTGCCGGGCAGCGACCGGTTGATCGACGCGGTGGTGGCGCACGGCACCGCCGACGAGATCGCCGCCCGCCTGGGCGAGCACTTGGAGGCCGGCGCGGATCAGGTGACCATCCAGGTGCTGGGCGGTTGGAAGAACCTGCTGCCGACCCTGACCGAGCTGTCGGGGCCGCTCGGCTTGACGCCGCGGGGCTGA
- the rfbB gene encoding dTDP-glucose 4,6-dehydratase translates to MHLLVTGGAGFIGANFVHSTLAQRPGTMITVLDALTYAGSRESLAGLDSQAGRFRLVQGDITDAALVAALVADLNSETDAVVHFAAETHVDNALADPEPFLRSNVVGTFTVLEAVRAHGIRLHHISTDEVYGDLALDDPRRFTETTPYHPSSPYSSTKAAADLLVHSWVRSYGVRATISNCSNNYGPYQHVEKFIPRQITNLLTGRRAKLYGSGANVRDWIHVDDHNSAVWQIMTGGHIGRTYLIGADGERDNRSVLQTILRLMDHDPDDFDHVSDRPGHDLRYAIDPSALRDELGWKPEHTDFEAGLRETIDWYRANESWWAPLKETAEARYAELGR, encoded by the coding sequence ATGCATCTGCTGGTCACCGGTGGCGCCGGATTCATCGGCGCCAACTTTGTGCACAGCACACTCGCGCAGCGCCCCGGCACCATGATCACCGTGCTGGACGCGTTGACCTATGCTGGCAGCCGCGAATCGCTGGCCGGCTTGGATTCCCAGGCTGGCCGGTTCCGGTTGGTGCAGGGCGACATCACCGATGCCGCGCTGGTCGCCGCCCTGGTCGCCGATCTGAATTCCGAGACCGACGCCGTGGTGCACTTCGCCGCCGAAACCCACGTGGACAACGCACTGGCCGACCCGGAGCCGTTCCTGCGATCCAACGTGGTCGGCACCTTCACCGTGCTGGAGGCGGTGCGCGCCCACGGGATACGGCTACACCACATCTCCACCGACGAGGTCTACGGCGACCTGGCCCTCGATGATCCGCGCCGGTTTACCGAGACGACGCCGTATCACCCGTCGAGCCCGTACTCGTCGACCAAGGCCGCCGCCGATCTGCTGGTGCACTCCTGGGTGCGGTCCTATGGGGTGCGCGCGACGATCTCGAACTGCTCCAACAACTACGGGCCCTACCAGCACGTGGAGAAGTTCATCCCGCGCCAGATCACCAACCTGCTCACCGGGCGCCGGGCCAAGCTGTACGGCAGCGGCGCCAACGTCCGCGACTGGATCCACGTCGACGACCACAACAGTGCCGTCTGGCAGATCATGACCGGCGGCCATATCGGGCGCACCTACCTGATCGGCGCCGATGGGGAGCGTGACAACCGCAGCGTGCTGCAGACCATCCTGCGGCTGATGGACCACGACCCCGACGACTTCGACCACGTGTCCGACCGGCCCGGTCATGACCTGCGCTACGCGATCGACCCGTCGGCGTTGCGCGACGAATTGGGCTGGAAGCCCGAGCACACCGACTTCGAGGCCGGCCTGCGCGAGACCATCGACTGGTACCGCGCCAACGAATCCTGGTGGGCCCCGCTGAAAGAGACCGCCGAGGCCCGCTACGCCGAGCTGGGACGCTGA
- the rfbC gene encoding dTDP-4-dehydrorhamnose 3,5-epimerase yields the protein MNARELSIPGAWELTPTQHSDSRGVFFEWFTDHEFTAFAGHRFDLRQANCSVSSAGVLRGLHFAQLPPGQAKYVTCVSGSVFDVVVDIRVGSPTYGRWDAVLLDARDRRSVYLSAGLAHGFLALQDNSTVMYLCSAEYDPRREHTICATDPEIGIDWPVDHPVVLSDRDAGAPSLEQVRAAGLLPNWDRD from the coding sequence GTGAACGCACGCGAGCTGAGCATCCCGGGGGCATGGGAGCTCACCCCGACTCAGCACTCTGATTCCCGCGGCGTGTTCTTCGAGTGGTTCACCGACCACGAGTTCACCGCGTTCGCCGGGCACCGTTTCGACCTGCGCCAGGCCAACTGCTCGGTGTCGAGTGCCGGGGTGCTGCGCGGGCTGCACTTCGCCCAGCTGCCGCCCGGGCAGGCCAAATACGTCACCTGCGTGTCGGGTTCGGTCTTCGACGTCGTCGTCGACATCCGAGTCGGCTCCCCGACCTACGGCCGCTGGGATGCGGTGCTGCTGGACGCCCGTGATCGCCGTTCGGTATACCTCTCCGCCGGACTGGCACATGGATTCCTTGCACTGCAAGATAATTCGACGGTGATGTATCTGTGTTCAGCCGAATACGATCCGCGACGCGAGCACACCATCTGCGCCACCGACCCGGAGATCGGGATCGACTGGCCGGTCGATCACCCGGTGGTGCTCTCCGACCGGGATGCGGGCGCGCCGTCATTGGAGCAGGTCCGCGCCGCCGGGCTGCTGCCCAATTGGGACCGCGACTGA
- a CDS encoding CoA-acylating methylmalonate-semialdehyde dehydrogenase: protein MSTQIPHFIDGHRSFGTSQRSTDVFDPNTGTVQATLPLANTADVDAAVASAAAAQRDWAAYNPQRRARVMMRFIDLVNSHVDELAELLSREHGKTLEDARGDIQRGIEVIEFCVGIPHLLKGEHTEGAGPGIDVFSLRQPLGVVAGITPFNFPAMIPLWQAGPALACGNAFILKPSERDPSVPVRLAELFVEAGLPPGVLQVVHGDKEAVDALLHHRDIAAIGFVGSSDIAQYIYSTASANGKRAQCFGGAKNHMIVMPDADLDQAVDALIGAGYGSAGERCMAISVAVPVGEQTADRLRSRLVERINNLRVGHSLDPKADYGPLVTRAALDRVNDYIAQGVTAGADLVIDGRERTSDDTQFGDADLTGGFFAGPSLFDRVTTDMSIYTDEIFGPVLCIVRAHDYEEALRLPSEHEYGNGVAIFTRDGDTARDFTSRVQVGMVGVNVPIPVPVAYHTFGGWKRSGFGDLNQHGTASITFYTKVKTVTQRWPSGIKDGAEFHIPTME, encoded by the coding sequence ATGAGCACACAGATTCCGCACTTCATCGATGGCCACCGGAGCTTCGGCACCTCGCAGCGCAGCACCGACGTCTTCGACCCCAACACCGGCACGGTGCAAGCGACACTGCCGCTGGCCAACACAGCCGACGTCGACGCCGCGGTCGCCTCCGCGGCAGCGGCCCAACGTGATTGGGCCGCCTACAACCCGCAGCGCCGGGCCCGGGTGATGATGCGTTTCATCGACCTGGTCAACTCCCATGTCGACGAGCTGGCCGAGCTGCTCTCCCGCGAGCACGGCAAGACCCTCGAGGACGCCCGCGGCGACATTCAGCGCGGCATCGAGGTGATCGAGTTCTGCGTCGGCATCCCGCATCTGCTCAAGGGCGAGCACACCGAAGGAGCCGGCCCCGGCATCGACGTGTTCTCGCTGCGCCAGCCGCTGGGCGTGGTCGCCGGGATCACCCCGTTCAACTTCCCGGCAATGATCCCGCTGTGGCAGGCCGGACCAGCCCTGGCGTGCGGAAACGCATTCATCCTGAAGCCGTCCGAGCGTGACCCGTCGGTACCGGTGCGTCTTGCCGAGCTGTTCGTCGAGGCCGGGTTGCCACCGGGCGTGCTGCAGGTGGTGCACGGCGACAAGGAAGCCGTCGACGCCCTGCTGCACCACCGCGACATCGCCGCGATCGGCTTCGTCGGCAGCTCCGACATCGCGCAGTACATCTACTCGACGGCCAGCGCCAACGGCAAGCGCGCCCAGTGCTTCGGCGGGGCCAAGAACCACATGATCGTGATGCCCGACGCCGACCTGGACCAGGCCGTCGACGCGCTGATCGGCGCCGGCTACGGCAGTGCCGGCGAGCGCTGCATGGCGATCAGCGTGGCGGTGCCCGTCGGCGAGCAGACCGCCGATCGGCTGCGGTCCCGGCTGGTGGAACGCATCAACAACCTGCGGGTCGGCCACAGCCTGGACCCCAAGGCCGACTACGGCCCACTGGTCACCCGGGCCGCTCTGGACCGGGTCAACGACTACATCGCCCAGGGCGTGACCGCCGGCGCCGACCTGGTGATCGACGGCCGCGAACGCACCAGTGACGACACCCAATTCGGCGACGCCGATCTGACCGGTGGCTTCTTCGCGGGACCGTCGCTGTTCGACCGGGTCACCACCGACATGTCGATCTACACCGACGAGATCTTCGGCCCGGTGCTGTGTATCGTCCGCGCCCACGACTACGAAGAAGCCCTGCGGCTGCCCAGCGAGCACGAGTACGGCAACGGCGTGGCGATCTTCACCCGCGACGGCGACACCGCCCGCGACTTCACCTCCCGGGTGCAGGTCGGCATGGTCGGGGTGAACGTGCCGATTCCGGTGCCGGTGGCCTATCACACCTTCGGCGGCTGGAAGCGGTCCGGCTTCGGCGACCTCAACCAGCACGGGACGGCATCCATCACCTTCTACACGAAGGTCAAGACCGTCACGCAGCGTTGGCCCTCGGGGATCAAAGACGGCGCTGAATTCCACATCCCCACAATGGAATAG
- a CDS encoding isobutyryl-CoA dehydrogenase, translated as MNTILDDEERVIVDTAAAFADKRLAPYALEWDETHHFPVDVMREAAQLGMAAIYCRDDVGGSGLRRLDGVRIFEQLSIADPVIAAYLSIHNMCAWMIDSYGTEDQRKSWVPRLASMEAVASYCLTEPGAGSDAGALSTRAVRSGDDYVLDGVKQFISGAGVSDVYVVMARTGSEQGPRGISTFIVEKDTPGLSFGAAEQKMGWNSQPTAQVIFDGVRVPAEAMLGGPEGDGNGFNIAMNGLNGGRINIAACSMGGGQAAFDKTGSYLADRTAFGKALLDEPTIRFTLADMATALETSRLLLWRAATALDNNSPDKVELCAMAKRYVTDACFDVADKALQLHGGYGYLREYGLEKIVRDLRVHRILEGTNEIMRLVIGRAEAARIRSGQ; from the coding sequence ATGAACACGATCTTGGATGACGAAGAACGGGTGATCGTCGACACCGCGGCGGCGTTCGCCGACAAGCGGCTGGCCCCGTATGCGCTGGAATGGGATGAGACCCACCACTTTCCGGTCGACGTGATGCGGGAGGCGGCCCAGCTGGGGATGGCGGCGATCTACTGCCGCGACGACGTGGGCGGCTCCGGGCTACGCCGCCTGGACGGGGTGCGCATCTTCGAGCAGCTCTCGATCGCCGACCCGGTGATCGCGGCCTACCTGTCGATCCACAACATGTGCGCCTGGATGATCGACAGCTACGGCACCGAAGACCAGCGCAAAAGCTGGGTGCCGCGACTGGCGTCGATGGAGGCGGTGGCCAGTTACTGCCTGACCGAGCCCGGCGCGGGATCGGATGCCGGTGCGTTGAGCACCCGTGCGGTGCGCTCGGGTGACGACTACGTGCTCGACGGGGTCAAGCAGTTCATCTCCGGTGCCGGCGTCTCGGACGTCTATGTGGTGATGGCCCGAACCGGCAGTGAGCAGGGCCCTCGGGGCATTTCCACGTTCATCGTCGAAAAGGACACGCCAGGGCTGAGTTTCGGCGCCGCCGAGCAGAAGATGGGTTGGAACTCCCAGCCGACCGCGCAGGTGATCTTCGATGGCGTGCGGGTTCCGGCCGAGGCGATGCTCGGCGGTCCCGAAGGCGATGGCAACGGGTTCAACATCGCGATGAACGGCCTCAACGGCGGCCGGATCAATATCGCCGCCTGCTCGATGGGCGGCGGCCAGGCAGCATTCGACAAGACCGGCAGCTACCTGGCAGACCGGACGGCATTCGGCAAGGCGCTGCTGGACGAACCGACCATCCGGTTCACCCTGGCCGACATGGCCACCGCCCTGGAGACCTCACGGCTGCTGCTGTGGCGTGCGGCGACCGCGCTCGACAACAACTCCCCCGACAAGGTCGAGCTGTGCGCGATGGCCAAGCGCTACGTCACCGACGCGTGCTTCGACGTCGCCGACAAGGCACTGCAGCTGCACGGCGGGTATGGATATCTGCGCGAATACGGTCTGGAGAAAATCGTCCGCGATCTTCGGGTGCACCGCATTCTGGAGGGCACCAACGAGATCATGCGGCTGGTGATCGGCCGGGCCGAGGCGGCCCGCATCCGGTCCGGCCAGTAA
- the mmsB gene encoding 3-hydroxyisobutyrate dehydrogenase: MAIVAFLGLGHMGGPMSANLVAAGHTVRGFDPVPAATAAAEQHGVSIHASAAEAVAGADAVVTMLPHGDAVKSCYAEILPAASPDTLFIDSSTISVADAREVHALAGSHGFAQLDAPVSGGVTGAVAGRLAFMVGGEDAAVARATPVLEPMAAKIIHCGAAGAGQAAKVCNNMVLAVQQVAVAEAFVLAEKLGLADQALFDVMTGATGNCWALHTNCPVPGPVPTSPANRNFEPGFATALMNKDLHLAMDAVASTGSAAPLGSHAAQIYRDFAAEHGAQDFSAVINLLRGS; this comes from the coding sequence ATGGCAATCGTCGCGTTTCTCGGCCTGGGCCACATGGGTGGGCCGATGTCGGCGAACCTGGTCGCCGCCGGGCACACCGTGCGCGGCTTCGACCCGGTGCCGGCCGCCACGGCGGCAGCCGAGCAGCACGGCGTGAGCATCCACGCCAGCGCCGCCGAGGCGGTCGCCGGGGCCGATGCGGTGGTCACCATGCTTCCGCACGGGGATGCGGTGAAGAGCTGCTATGCCGAGATCCTGCCCGCGGCCTCCCCCGACACCCTGTTCATCGACAGTTCCACCATCTCCGTGGCCGACGCCCGCGAGGTGCACGCCCTGGCCGGCTCGCACGGGTTCGCCCAGCTGGATGCGCCGGTGTCCGGCGGGGTGACCGGTGCGGTCGCCGGGCGGCTGGCGTTCATGGTCGGCGGCGAGGACGCCGCCGTGGCACGTGCTACCCCGGTGTTGGAACCGATGGCCGCCAAGATCATCCACTGTGGTGCGGCGGGCGCCGGCCAAGCGGCCAAGGTCTGCAACAACATGGTGCTGGCCGTGCAGCAGGTGGCGGTCGCCGAGGCGTTCGTGCTGGCCGAAAAGCTGGGCCTGGCCGACCAGGCGCTATTCGACGTGATGACCGGGGCCACCGGGAATTGCTGGGCGCTGCACACCAACTGCCCGGTGCCCGGCCCGGTGCCCACCTCCCCGGCGAACCGGAACTTCGAGCCGGGTTTTGCCACCGCACTGATGAACAAGGACCTTCACCTCGCGATGGACGCGGTCGCATCGACCGGGTCGGCTGCCCCGCTCGGCAGCCACGCCGCCCAGATCTACCGCGACTTCGCCGCCGAACACGGCGCGCAGGATTTCAGCGCGGTGATCAACCTGCTGCGCGGCAGCTGA
- a CDS encoding type II toxin-antitoxin system VapC family toxin: protein MIVVDAGVLVLALTSGTPQGDAARAALNRDDGWLAPAHMPGEVLRTLHKAVLRQQLNPEDAEAAAEAVTALAIEYVLPDALLLRTAWAWRHNISIYDGLYVAVAVERSAAVITVDSRLVSATDQLGIPVAITLL from the coding sequence GTGATCGTGGTGGACGCAGGCGTGCTGGTGTTGGCGCTCACGAGCGGCACCCCCCAAGGCGACGCGGCACGCGCGGCCCTGAACCGTGACGACGGCTGGCTCGCGCCGGCTCACATGCCGGGCGAGGTACTACGCACTCTGCACAAGGCCGTATTGCGCCAGCAATTGAACCCAGAGGACGCCGAGGCCGCCGCCGAGGCTGTCACCGCACTCGCAATCGAGTACGTGCTTCCCGATGCACTACTCCTGCGCACCGCCTGGGCCTGGCGGCACAACATTTCGATCTACGACGGCCTGTATGTCGCTGTCGCGGTGGAACGCTCCGCAGCCGTGATCACCGTCGACAGCCGCTTGGTCAGTGCCACTGATCAACTCGGCATACCGGTCGCGATCACCCTGCTCTAG
- a CDS encoding HAD family hydrolase has product MQITTELATWTGPGRPFWWDQVDPDAEVYPLQAVIFDLDALADADGEPRSGLVDLVLSLFASGLWIAVVGSGPRAWVQERVRELIGDGMAETVISADDLTGPAGDAELYRLALWELGIVAGEALVIAGYESGARTASAIGLPVIYAGSSRYDGLLANGCRELQAQRVVARFSCREAG; this is encoded by the coding sequence ATGCAGATCACAACCGAACTCGCGACATGGACCGGTCCGGGCCGCCCGTTCTGGTGGGACCAGGTGGATCCGGATGCCGAGGTTTACCCCCTACAAGCGGTGATCTTTGATCTCGATGCGCTCGCCGACGCCGACGGTGAACCTCGGTCGGGCCTGGTGGACCTGGTGTTAAGCCTGTTCGCCAGCGGTCTGTGGATCGCGGTGGTCGGCTCCGGCCCGCGTGCTTGGGTGCAGGAGCGGGTGCGGGAATTGATCGGCGACGGCATGGCCGAGACTGTGATCAGTGCCGACGACTTGACCGGTCCCGCCGGTGATGCCGAGCTCTACCGGCTGGCGCTGTGGGAGTTGGGCATCGTGGCCGGGGAGGCGTTGGTGATCGCCGGCTACGAGTCCGGGGCCCGCACCGCATCCGCGATCGGCCTGCCGGTGATCTACGCGGGTTCCAGCCGTTACGACGGGCTGCTGGCCAACGGATGCCGGGAGTTGCAGGCGCAGCGGGTGGTCGCCCGGTTCAGCTGCCGCGAAGCAGGCTGA